From Hermetia illucens chromosome 6, iHerIll2.2.curated.20191125, whole genome shotgun sequence, one genomic window encodes:
- the LOC119659850 gene encoding GATA-type transcription factor SRE1 isoform X2 gives MESQQSQSQAQPQQQSATPTTTTAAIANEKCELKSEQLSPEENLQASPAPAINHHSAATRRILTTAGTLRDISEQQEIDEEYQQTEFVQMAPRNEEGHQTYTTYETLPQGAVIVCEEKIKTEDDEKIGEQSGSTATVYQEVSTQGSAIEGQEQQTTTLQYAVDASQHQPVRFRYENAPPQQIVFYENEVRNDAGPVTSISAAETSQPEPKTFTNLGTVQTLQPTDHIQAIDGYSNHSNYSLAPSQLYNNTNVLLCKSDPTLTSAVRSNAHFGGTVYDVGGESYWSNGNMEYSTTSYTHAISDEYSPNTTQWTTYEPLSGTPSTEYRCSQCTSVLMRRENGEIFCPSCTSALRFQSHGPRVVSRQQKSKASASSTSRRNGITCANCKTSSTTLWRRNNEGQPVCNACGLYFKLHNTNRPMSMKKEGIQKRKRKPKNNGSSGIKPTISGYPPKLLPPIYPSHLPAHTGIVLASGHDMHDMGVHGGNHVDMGQPHPDSHAIILTRHPTGVVTSESASHQQAQQQHTHSNPQQSESPHLPTSNVLSRHITQSVPPIDAGRGQNGEITSVITSTGITERSSNS, from the exons ACAGCAACAATCAGCCACACCAACAACAACCACCGCGGCGATAGCGAACGAGAAGTGTGAACTGAAAAGTGAGCAATTATCACCTGAGGAGAACCTCCAGGCCAGTCCGGCACCGGCCATCAATCATCATTCAGCCGCCACAAGAAGAATACTGACCACGGCGGGTACTTTGAG GGATATAAGTGAGCAGCAGGAGATCGACGAAGAATATCAGCAAACAGAGTTCGTGCAAATGGCTCCCAGGAATGAAGAAGGACATCAAACCTACACTACGTACGAAACCCTACCTCAGGGTGCTGTCATCGTCTGCGAGGAAAAAATCAAGACGGAAGATGATGAAAAAATTGGAGAACAGTCCGGAAGTACTGCAACTGTCTATCAAGAAGTTTCCACGCAAGGATCAGCTATTGAAGGACAGGAGCAGCAAACCACCACCTTACAGTATGCCGTGGATGCTTCCCAACACCAGCCTGTTCGATTTCGGTACGAGAATGCACCTCCACAGCAAATTGTCTTTTACGAAAACGAAGTACGAAATGACGCAGGTCCTGTAACGTCAATAAGTGCGGCTGAAACTAGTCAACCTGAACCGAAAACTTTCACGAACCTGGGCACTGTTCAAACGTTGCAGCCTACAGACCATATTCAGGCTATCGATGGATATTCCAATCACTCGAATTACTCTTTGGCTCCTAGTCAATTGTACAACAATACAAATGTGTTACTGTGCAAAAGTGACCCAACTTTGACGTCAGCTGTGCGTTCAAACGCTCACTTTGGAGGAACTGTATATGATGTTGGCGGAGAGAGTTATTGGTCTAATGGGAATATGGAGTATTCGACAACG AGTTACACTCATGCTATTTCCGATGAATATTCACCAAACACTACACAATGGACCACCTATGAGCCTCTCTCTGGAACTCCAAGTACTGAGTACCGATGTTCACAATGCACGTCAGTTTTGATGCGTCGTGAAAATGGCGAAATATTCTGCCCTAGCTGCACATCAGCTCTAAGGTTTCAATCACACGGTCCTCGTGTAGTGTCACGacagcaaaagtcaaaagctTCGGCTTCGTCTACCAGTCGTAGGAATGGGATCACATGTGCCAACTGCAAAACCTCATCGACTACCCTGTGGCGTCGGAATAACGAAGGTCAACCAGTGTGCAACGCCTGTGGATTGTACTTTAAACTTCATAATACGAATCGACCAATGAGCATGAAAAAGGAGGGAATACAGAAACGAAAGCGGAAACCAAAGAATAATGGCAGCAGCGGTATCAAGCCAACTATTTCGG GATATCCACCCAAACTGCTGCCACCCATCTACCCGTCACACTTACCAGCGCATACCGGCATTGTCCTAGCCAGTGGTCATGACATGCATGACATGGGAGTACATGGTGGAAATCACGTCGATATGGGCCAACCCCATCCTGACAGCCATGCAATAATCCTAACACGACATCCCACTGGTGTGGTAACAAGTGAAAGCGCTTCCCATCAGCAGGCTCAGCAGCAACATACCCATTCCAACCCTCAACAGAGTGAGTCCCCTCACTTGCCAACATCGAACGTATTGAGCCGGCACATCACACAATC GGTACCTCCAATCGACGCTGGCCGAGGTCAAAATGGCGAAATAACAAGCGTTATTACAAGTACAGGAATTACTGAACGATCATCTAACTCTTAA
- the LOC119659850 gene encoding GATA-type transcription factor SRE1 isoform X1 translates to MRKRISFEMESQQSQSQAQPQQQSATPTTTTAAIANEKCELKSEQLSPEENLQASPAPAINHHSAATRRILTTAGTLRDISEQQEIDEEYQQTEFVQMAPRNEEGHQTYTTYETLPQGAVIVCEEKIKTEDDEKIGEQSGSTATVYQEVSTQGSAIEGQEQQTTTLQYAVDASQHQPVRFRYENAPPQQIVFYENEVRNDAGPVTSISAAETSQPEPKTFTNLGTVQTLQPTDHIQAIDGYSNHSNYSLAPSQLYNNTNVLLCKSDPTLTSAVRSNAHFGGTVYDVGGESYWSNGNMEYSTTSYTHAISDEYSPNTTQWTTYEPLSGTPSTEYRCSQCTSVLMRRENGEIFCPSCTSALRFQSHGPRVVSRQQKSKASASSTSRRNGITCANCKTSSTTLWRRNNEGQPVCNACGLYFKLHNTNRPMSMKKEGIQKRKRKPKNNGSSGIKPTISGYPPKLLPPIYPSHLPAHTGIVLASGHDMHDMGVHGGNHVDMGQPHPDSHAIILTRHPTGVVTSESASHQQAQQQHTHSNPQQSESPHLPTSNVLSRHITQSVPPIDAGRGQNGEITSVITSTGITERSSNS, encoded by the exons ACAGCAACAATCAGCCACACCAACAACAACCACCGCGGCGATAGCGAACGAGAAGTGTGAACTGAAAAGTGAGCAATTATCACCTGAGGAGAACCTCCAGGCCAGTCCGGCACCGGCCATCAATCATCATTCAGCCGCCACAAGAAGAATACTGACCACGGCGGGTACTTTGAG GGATATAAGTGAGCAGCAGGAGATCGACGAAGAATATCAGCAAACAGAGTTCGTGCAAATGGCTCCCAGGAATGAAGAAGGACATCAAACCTACACTACGTACGAAACCCTACCTCAGGGTGCTGTCATCGTCTGCGAGGAAAAAATCAAGACGGAAGATGATGAAAAAATTGGAGAACAGTCCGGAAGTACTGCAACTGTCTATCAAGAAGTTTCCACGCAAGGATCAGCTATTGAAGGACAGGAGCAGCAAACCACCACCTTACAGTATGCCGTGGATGCTTCCCAACACCAGCCTGTTCGATTTCGGTACGAGAATGCACCTCCACAGCAAATTGTCTTTTACGAAAACGAAGTACGAAATGACGCAGGTCCTGTAACGTCAATAAGTGCGGCTGAAACTAGTCAACCTGAACCGAAAACTTTCACGAACCTGGGCACTGTTCAAACGTTGCAGCCTACAGACCATATTCAGGCTATCGATGGATATTCCAATCACTCGAATTACTCTTTGGCTCCTAGTCAATTGTACAACAATACAAATGTGTTACTGTGCAAAAGTGACCCAACTTTGACGTCAGCTGTGCGTTCAAACGCTCACTTTGGAGGAACTGTATATGATGTTGGCGGAGAGAGTTATTGGTCTAATGGGAATATGGAGTATTCGACAACG AGTTACACTCATGCTATTTCCGATGAATATTCACCAAACACTACACAATGGACCACCTATGAGCCTCTCTCTGGAACTCCAAGTACTGAGTACCGATGTTCACAATGCACGTCAGTTTTGATGCGTCGTGAAAATGGCGAAATATTCTGCCCTAGCTGCACATCAGCTCTAAGGTTTCAATCACACGGTCCTCGTGTAGTGTCACGacagcaaaagtcaaaagctTCGGCTTCGTCTACCAGTCGTAGGAATGGGATCACATGTGCCAACTGCAAAACCTCATCGACTACCCTGTGGCGTCGGAATAACGAAGGTCAACCAGTGTGCAACGCCTGTGGATTGTACTTTAAACTTCATAATACGAATCGACCAATGAGCATGAAAAAGGAGGGAATACAGAAACGAAAGCGGAAACCAAAGAATAATGGCAGCAGCGGTATCAAGCCAACTATTTCGG GATATCCACCCAAACTGCTGCCACCCATCTACCCGTCACACTTACCAGCGCATACCGGCATTGTCCTAGCCAGTGGTCATGACATGCATGACATGGGAGTACATGGTGGAAATCACGTCGATATGGGCCAACCCCATCCTGACAGCCATGCAATAATCCTAACACGACATCCCACTGGTGTGGTAACAAGTGAAAGCGCTTCCCATCAGCAGGCTCAGCAGCAACATACCCATTCCAACCCTCAACAGAGTGAGTCCCCTCACTTGCCAACATCGAACGTATTGAGCCGGCACATCACACAATC GGTACCTCCAATCGACGCTGGCCGAGGTCAAAATGGCGAAATAACAAGCGTTATTACAAGTACAGGAATTACTGAACGATCATCTAACTCTTAA